The following proteins are co-located in the Neodiprion virginianus isolate iyNeoVirg1 chromosome 6, iyNeoVirg1.1, whole genome shotgun sequence genome:
- the LOC124307583 gene encoding sodium- and chloride-dependent glycine transporter 1 isoform X2: MIMEDSPARMRPYLDSWDNEDKYSVANSQAPLQGAEEDHPERGTWTGKFDFLLSLLGYSVGLGNVWRFPYLCYSNGGGAFLIPFTVMLIIAGLPLMFMELSLGQYASLGPVAAYKRFCPLLRGLGYGMVLVSSIVMLYYNLIIAWTLYYMFASVAGAGVLPWAYCDPAWSTQDCYTPEAAENCARQNTTYFRGNCLNSTQLTAIVLDVENGTATVRRPPAEEYFNNHVLGLSVGIEETGSIRPPLAVCLFLAWVIVFLCLSKGVQSSGKVVYFTALFPYVVLIALFIRGILLPGAGEGILFYLTPDWRRLASAKVWGDAAVQIFFALSPAWGGLITLSSYNKFTNNCYKDSLIVAVSNIGTSFFAGLVIFSVIGFLANELKVPVASVVDQGAGLAFIVYPEVVARLPVAPLWSLLFFVMLLTLGLDSQFALMETVTTAILDGVPALRNYKFWVVLGAAILGYAGGLIFTTNAGMYWLQLMDKYAANWSVLLIAIGECILVAWVYGADRFLDDVEQMIGPRGRCWRFFWTWMWKVVTPAALFFILFFNWVKYEPLSYGTYIYPRWADAVGWAVGLLPVLVIVGLAVNQLRGRQRRRCQRSQYPYDENDDDYDDEVDDLGDVDADGKSKGRSRPSVWCRARALLQPTPDWGPATPSRTQARTSPPLSTRGNGAGGSSSGGFDSARDTIVLVNGKPMVQPPTCPGLVTATKLPGPSILKNSSKTDLVCTSQQV; this comes from the exons ATGATAATGGAGGATTCGCCGGCCCGGATGCGTCCCTACCTCGACTCCTGGGAC AATGAAGACAAATACTCAGTGGCCAATAGCCAAGCCCCCCTTCAGGGCGCCGAGGAGGATCACCCTGAGCGAGGCACGTGGACGGGGAAGTTTGACTTCCTTCTGTCCCTCCTCGGTTACAGCGTAGGCCTCGGCAATGTGTGGAGATTTCCCTATCTTTGCTACTCTAACGGTGGTGGTGCCTTCCTGATACCGTTTACCGTCATGCTGATCATCGCTGGACTACCCCTTATGTTCATGGAGCTTTCgttag GTCAATACGCAAGCCTGGGTCCTGTGGCTGCTTACAAACGCTTCTGCCCACTGTTACGAGGTCTCGGTTACGGCATGGTCCTGGTTAGCTCAATCGTGATGCTGTACTACAACCTGATTATCGCCTGGACACTCTACTACATGTTTGCCTCCGTGGCCG GTGCCGGTGTTCTGCCGTGGGCTTACTGCGACCCGGCCTGGAGCACCCAAGACTGTTATACCCCCGAGGCTGCGGAGAATTGTGCCCGACAAAATACAACCTACTTCAGGGGAAACTGTCTGAATAGTACTCAGCTAACCGCGATTGTTCTTGACGTGGAAAATGGAACTGCAACCGTCCGACGGCCCCCGGCGGAGGAGTACTTCAA CAACCATGTCTTGGGTTTGAGCGTTGGTATCGAAGAGACGGGTTCGATTCGCCCGCCTTTGGCGGTGTGCCTCTTCCTCGCCTGGGTGATCGTCTTTCTATGCCTCAGTAAAGGTGTTCAAAGCTCTGGAAAAGTGGTCTACTTCACGGCCCTCTTCCCGTACGTCGTTCTG ATCGCCCTTTTCATCCGGGGAATACTTTTGCCGGGTGCTGGTGAGGGGATCCTCTTCTACCTGACTCCGGATTGGCGACGCCTGGCGTCGGCAAAGGTTTGGGGCGACGCGGCGGTTCAGATATTCTTCGCCCTGAGCCCGGCTTGGGGAGGACTGATCACCCTGAGCTCCTACAACAAATTCACCAACAATTGTTACAAGGACTCGCTCATAGTGGCGGTGAGCAACATCGGTACCTCATTTTTTGCCGGGCTTGTTATATTCTCGGTAATCGGATTCCTCGCCAACGAGCTCAAGGTGCCGGTCGCCTCAGTCGTCGACCAGGGTGCTGGACTCGCCTTCATAGTCTATCCCGAG GTCGTCGCTCGACTCCCGGTTGCGCCACTCTGGTCTCTCCTATTTTTCGTGATGCTTTTAACCCTGGGTCTGGACTCGCAGTTCGCCCTGATGGAGACCGTAACAACGGCGATCCTCGACGGCGTCCCGGCCCTCAGGAACTACAAGTTCTGGGTTGTCCTAGGCGCCGCGATTCTGGGATACGCGGGCGGACTGATATTCACGACCAAC GCTGGCATGTACTGGCTGCAGCTGATGGACAAATACGCTGCGAATTGGTCGGTCCTTCTGATAGCCATCGGCGAGTGCATTCTCGTCGCTTGGGTCTACGGGGCTGATCGGTTTCTCGACGATGTTGAGCAGATGATCGGGCCTCGTGGTCGTTGCTGGCGCTTCTTCTGGACTTGGATGTGGAAGGTCGTTACTCCGGCCGCtttgtttttcatattattcTTCAACTGGGTAAAGTACGAGCCTCTGAGTTACGGAACTTACATCTACCCTCGGTGGGCCGATGCTGTCGGATGGGCCGTCGGTCTGCTGCCAGTTCTCGTCATCGTCGGACTAGCCGTT AACCAGTTACGCGGACGTCAACGTCGGCGTTGTCAACGCTCCCAATACCCCTACGACGAGAACGACGACGACTACGACGACGAGGTCGACGATCTCGGCGACGTGGACGCCGACGGGAAGTCTAAGGGACGTTCTCGGCCCTCCGTTTGGTGCCGAGCTCGGGCCCTGCTGCAGCCGACCCCCGATTGGGGCCCGGCGACACCGTCCAGGACGCAAGCGCGTACCTCGCCACCCTTGTCTACACGGG GAAATGGCGCGGGAGGATCCTCGTCCGGAGGATTCGACTCGGCTCGGGACACGATCGTCTTGGTGAACGGGAAGCCGATGGTTCAGCCGCCCACGTGTCCCGGGCTTGTTACTGCTACGAAGCTACCCGGACCCTCGATACTGAAGAACTCGAGCAAAACGGATCTCGTCTGCACCTCGCAGCAGGTCTGA
- the LOC124307583 gene encoding sodium- and chloride-dependent glycine transporter 1 isoform X1 → MIMEDSPARMRPYLDSWDVSNEDKYSVANSQAPLQGAEEDHPERGTWTGKFDFLLSLLGYSVGLGNVWRFPYLCYSNGGGAFLIPFTVMLIIAGLPLMFMELSLGQYASLGPVAAYKRFCPLLRGLGYGMVLVSSIVMLYYNLIIAWTLYYMFASVAGAGVLPWAYCDPAWSTQDCYTPEAAENCARQNTTYFRGNCLNSTQLTAIVLDVENGTATVRRPPAEEYFNNHVLGLSVGIEETGSIRPPLAVCLFLAWVIVFLCLSKGVQSSGKVVYFTALFPYVVLIALFIRGILLPGAGEGILFYLTPDWRRLASAKVWGDAAVQIFFALSPAWGGLITLSSYNKFTNNCYKDSLIVAVSNIGTSFFAGLVIFSVIGFLANELKVPVASVVDQGAGLAFIVYPEVVARLPVAPLWSLLFFVMLLTLGLDSQFALMETVTTAILDGVPALRNYKFWVVLGAAILGYAGGLIFTTNAGMYWLQLMDKYAANWSVLLIAIGECILVAWVYGADRFLDDVEQMIGPRGRCWRFFWTWMWKVVTPAALFFILFFNWVKYEPLSYGTYIYPRWADAVGWAVGLLPVLVIVGLAVNQLRGRQRRRCQRSQYPYDENDDDYDDEVDDLGDVDADGKSKGRSRPSVWCRARALLQPTPDWGPATPSRTQARTSPPLSTRGNGAGGSSSGGFDSARDTIVLVNGKPMVQPPTCPGLVTATKLPGPSILKNSSKTDLVCTSQQV, encoded by the exons ATGATAATGGAGGATTCGCCGGCCCGGATGCGTCCCTACCTCGACTCCTGGGACGTAAGT AATGAAGACAAATACTCAGTGGCCAATAGCCAAGCCCCCCTTCAGGGCGCCGAGGAGGATCACCCTGAGCGAGGCACGTGGACGGGGAAGTTTGACTTCCTTCTGTCCCTCCTCGGTTACAGCGTAGGCCTCGGCAATGTGTGGAGATTTCCCTATCTTTGCTACTCTAACGGTGGTGGTGCCTTCCTGATACCGTTTACCGTCATGCTGATCATCGCTGGACTACCCCTTATGTTCATGGAGCTTTCgttag GTCAATACGCAAGCCTGGGTCCTGTGGCTGCTTACAAACGCTTCTGCCCACTGTTACGAGGTCTCGGTTACGGCATGGTCCTGGTTAGCTCAATCGTGATGCTGTACTACAACCTGATTATCGCCTGGACACTCTACTACATGTTTGCCTCCGTGGCCG GTGCCGGTGTTCTGCCGTGGGCTTACTGCGACCCGGCCTGGAGCACCCAAGACTGTTATACCCCCGAGGCTGCGGAGAATTGTGCCCGACAAAATACAACCTACTTCAGGGGAAACTGTCTGAATAGTACTCAGCTAACCGCGATTGTTCTTGACGTGGAAAATGGAACTGCAACCGTCCGACGGCCCCCGGCGGAGGAGTACTTCAA CAACCATGTCTTGGGTTTGAGCGTTGGTATCGAAGAGACGGGTTCGATTCGCCCGCCTTTGGCGGTGTGCCTCTTCCTCGCCTGGGTGATCGTCTTTCTATGCCTCAGTAAAGGTGTTCAAAGCTCTGGAAAAGTGGTCTACTTCACGGCCCTCTTCCCGTACGTCGTTCTG ATCGCCCTTTTCATCCGGGGAATACTTTTGCCGGGTGCTGGTGAGGGGATCCTCTTCTACCTGACTCCGGATTGGCGACGCCTGGCGTCGGCAAAGGTTTGGGGCGACGCGGCGGTTCAGATATTCTTCGCCCTGAGCCCGGCTTGGGGAGGACTGATCACCCTGAGCTCCTACAACAAATTCACCAACAATTGTTACAAGGACTCGCTCATAGTGGCGGTGAGCAACATCGGTACCTCATTTTTTGCCGGGCTTGTTATATTCTCGGTAATCGGATTCCTCGCCAACGAGCTCAAGGTGCCGGTCGCCTCAGTCGTCGACCAGGGTGCTGGACTCGCCTTCATAGTCTATCCCGAG GTCGTCGCTCGACTCCCGGTTGCGCCACTCTGGTCTCTCCTATTTTTCGTGATGCTTTTAACCCTGGGTCTGGACTCGCAGTTCGCCCTGATGGAGACCGTAACAACGGCGATCCTCGACGGCGTCCCGGCCCTCAGGAACTACAAGTTCTGGGTTGTCCTAGGCGCCGCGATTCTGGGATACGCGGGCGGACTGATATTCACGACCAAC GCTGGCATGTACTGGCTGCAGCTGATGGACAAATACGCTGCGAATTGGTCGGTCCTTCTGATAGCCATCGGCGAGTGCATTCTCGTCGCTTGGGTCTACGGGGCTGATCGGTTTCTCGACGATGTTGAGCAGATGATCGGGCCTCGTGGTCGTTGCTGGCGCTTCTTCTGGACTTGGATGTGGAAGGTCGTTACTCCGGCCGCtttgtttttcatattattcTTCAACTGGGTAAAGTACGAGCCTCTGAGTTACGGAACTTACATCTACCCTCGGTGGGCCGATGCTGTCGGATGGGCCGTCGGTCTGCTGCCAGTTCTCGTCATCGTCGGACTAGCCGTT AACCAGTTACGCGGACGTCAACGTCGGCGTTGTCAACGCTCCCAATACCCCTACGACGAGAACGACGACGACTACGACGACGAGGTCGACGATCTCGGCGACGTGGACGCCGACGGGAAGTCTAAGGGACGTTCTCGGCCCTCCGTTTGGTGCCGAGCTCGGGCCCTGCTGCAGCCGACCCCCGATTGGGGCCCGGCGACACCGTCCAGGACGCAAGCGCGTACCTCGCCACCCTTGTCTACACGGG GAAATGGCGCGGGAGGATCCTCGTCCGGAGGATTCGACTCGGCTCGGGACACGATCGTCTTGGTGAACGGGAAGCCGATGGTTCAGCCGCCCACGTGTCCCGGGCTTGTTACTGCTACGAAGCTACCCGGACCCTCGATACTGAAGAACTCGAGCAAAACGGATCTCGTCTGCACCTCGCAGCAGGTCTGA
- the LOC124307588 gene encoding NADH-cytochrome b5 reductase 2 isoform X3: MSLWWLVFPILAAVGIIVATAWAAKVYISKGKSGGRKKRSSPVTLVDPTTKYPLPLSEKEVLSHDTRRYRFQLPSSQHILGLPTGQHIHLSAKIGGDVVIRAYTPVSSDEDHGFVDLVVKVYFKNVHPKFPDGGKMSQYLESLKIGDTIDFRGPSGRLVYNGAGSFSIKVLRKDPPVQHSVKKLAMIAGGTGITPMLQLIRQITKDPSDDTQLALLFANQTEKDILLRDELETVAKAHPQQFKLWYTLDTSSEGWQYSTGHINADMISKHLFPPSDDTIVLMCGPPPMINFACNPNLDKLGYDAKLRFAY; encoded by the exons ATGTCGTTGTGGTGGctg GTTTTTCCCATCCTTGCTGCGGTAGGGATTATAGTAGCCACAGCATGGGCGGCAAAAGTTTACATATCCAAAGGAAAATCCGGAGGTCGCAAGAAGAGGTCTTCGCCAGTCACTCTTGTTGATCCAACGACAAAGTACCCGTTGCCATTATCAGAAAAAGAAGTACTAAGCCATGACACACGTCGCTATCGGTTTCAACTTCCATCATCTCAACACATTCTGGGCCTTCCTACCGGACAGCACATTCATCTCTCAGCCAAGATCGGAGGAGATGTAGTGATCAGAGCTTATACGCCTGTATCAAGTGATGAAGATCATGGCTTTGTAGATCTCGTCGTCAAG GtgtatttcaaaaatgtccACCCGAAATTCCCTGATGGTGGCAAAATGTCGCAATATTTGGAAAGTCTGAAAATTGGCGACACTATCGATTTCCGTGGTCCTTCTGGCCGCCTTGTTTACAACGGGGCTGGCAGTTTCTCCATAAAGGTTCTCAGGAAAGACCCGCCAGTACAACATTCCGTTAAGAAG TTGGCTATGATCGCTGGAGGAACCGGTATCACGCCGATGCTGCAGCTAATCCGTCAGATAACCAAGGATCCGTCGGACGATACTCAACTCGCTTTGTTATTCGCAAACCAAACGGAAAAGGACATATTATTACGAGATGAATTGGAAACGGTTGCAAAGGCGCATCCTCAACAGTTTAAACTTTGGTATACGCTTGATACGAGTAGCGAAGGTTGGCAGTACAGTACTGGCCACATAAACGCGGATATGATATCAAAGCATCTCTTCCCCCCATCTGATGACACTATCGTTCTGATGTGCGGCCCTCCTCCCATGATAAACTTTGCCTGCAATCCGAATCTGGATAAACTCGGTTATGACGCTAAGCTCAGGTTTGCTTATTAA
- the LOC124307588 gene encoding NADH-cytochrome b5 reductase 2 isoform X2, whose product MLNTHSVVFPILAAVGIIVATAWAAKVYISKGKSGGRKKRSSPVTLVDPTTKYPLPLSEKEVLSHDTRRYRFQLPSSQHILGLPTGQHIHLSAKIGGDVVIRAYTPVSSDEDHGFVDLVVKVYFKNVHPKFPDGGKMSQYLESLKIGDTIDFRGPSGRLVYNGAGSFSIKVLRKDPPVQHSVKKLAMIAGGTGITPMLQLIRQITKDPSDDTQLALLFANQTEKDILLRDELETVAKAHPQQFKLWYTLDTSSEGWQYSTGHINADMISKHLFPPSDDTIVLMCGPPPMINFACNPNLDKLGYDAKLRFAY is encoded by the exons ATGTTAAATACACATTCGGTG GTTTTTCCCATCCTTGCTGCGGTAGGGATTATAGTAGCCACAGCATGGGCGGCAAAAGTTTACATATCCAAAGGAAAATCCGGAGGTCGCAAGAAGAGGTCTTCGCCAGTCACTCTTGTTGATCCAACGACAAAGTACCCGTTGCCATTATCAGAAAAAGAAGTACTAAGCCATGACACACGTCGCTATCGGTTTCAACTTCCATCATCTCAACACATTCTGGGCCTTCCTACCGGACAGCACATTCATCTCTCAGCCAAGATCGGAGGAGATGTAGTGATCAGAGCTTATACGCCTGTATCAAGTGATGAAGATCATGGCTTTGTAGATCTCGTCGTCAAG GtgtatttcaaaaatgtccACCCGAAATTCCCTGATGGTGGCAAAATGTCGCAATATTTGGAAAGTCTGAAAATTGGCGACACTATCGATTTCCGTGGTCCTTCTGGCCGCCTTGTTTACAACGGGGCTGGCAGTTTCTCCATAAAGGTTCTCAGGAAAGACCCGCCAGTACAACATTCCGTTAAGAAG TTGGCTATGATCGCTGGAGGAACCGGTATCACGCCGATGCTGCAGCTAATCCGTCAGATAACCAAGGATCCGTCGGACGATACTCAACTCGCTTTGTTATTCGCAAACCAAACGGAAAAGGACATATTATTACGAGATGAATTGGAAACGGTTGCAAAGGCGCATCCTCAACAGTTTAAACTTTGGTATACGCTTGATACGAGTAGCGAAGGTTGGCAGTACAGTACTGGCCACATAAACGCGGATATGATATCAAAGCATCTCTTCCCCCCATCTGATGACACTATCGTTCTGATGTGCGGCCCTCCTCCCATGATAAACTTTGCCTGCAATCCGAATCTGGATAAACTCGGTTATGACGCTAAGCTCAGGTTTGCTTATTAA
- the LOC124307588 gene encoding NADH-cytochrome b5 reductase 2 isoform X1, translating into MFGDSLDVSAVFPILAAVGIIVATAWAAKVYISKGKSGGRKKRSSPVTLVDPTTKYPLPLSEKEVLSHDTRRYRFQLPSSQHILGLPTGQHIHLSAKIGGDVVIRAYTPVSSDEDHGFVDLVVKVYFKNVHPKFPDGGKMSQYLESLKIGDTIDFRGPSGRLVYNGAGSFSIKVLRKDPPVQHSVKKLAMIAGGTGITPMLQLIRQITKDPSDDTQLALLFANQTEKDILLRDELETVAKAHPQQFKLWYTLDTSSEGWQYSTGHINADMISKHLFPPSDDTIVLMCGPPPMINFACNPNLDKLGYDAKLRFAY; encoded by the exons ATGTTCGGTGACTCGCTCGATGTCTCTGCG GTTTTTCCCATCCTTGCTGCGGTAGGGATTATAGTAGCCACAGCATGGGCGGCAAAAGTTTACATATCCAAAGGAAAATCCGGAGGTCGCAAGAAGAGGTCTTCGCCAGTCACTCTTGTTGATCCAACGACAAAGTACCCGTTGCCATTATCAGAAAAAGAAGTACTAAGCCATGACACACGTCGCTATCGGTTTCAACTTCCATCATCTCAACACATTCTGGGCCTTCCTACCGGACAGCACATTCATCTCTCAGCCAAGATCGGAGGAGATGTAGTGATCAGAGCTTATACGCCTGTATCAAGTGATGAAGATCATGGCTTTGTAGATCTCGTCGTCAAG GtgtatttcaaaaatgtccACCCGAAATTCCCTGATGGTGGCAAAATGTCGCAATATTTGGAAAGTCTGAAAATTGGCGACACTATCGATTTCCGTGGTCCTTCTGGCCGCCTTGTTTACAACGGGGCTGGCAGTTTCTCCATAAAGGTTCTCAGGAAAGACCCGCCAGTACAACATTCCGTTAAGAAG TTGGCTATGATCGCTGGAGGAACCGGTATCACGCCGATGCTGCAGCTAATCCGTCAGATAACCAAGGATCCGTCGGACGATACTCAACTCGCTTTGTTATTCGCAAACCAAACGGAAAAGGACATATTATTACGAGATGAATTGGAAACGGTTGCAAAGGCGCATCCTCAACAGTTTAAACTTTGGTATACGCTTGATACGAGTAGCGAAGGTTGGCAGTACAGTACTGGCCACATAAACGCGGATATGATATCAAAGCATCTCTTCCCCCCATCTGATGACACTATCGTTCTGATGTGCGGCCCTCCTCCCATGATAAACTTTGCCTGCAATCCGAATCTGGATAAACTCGGTTATGACGCTAAGCTCAGGTTTGCTTATTAA
- the LOC124307593 gene encoding transmembrane protein 60, producing the protein MAVLHRALFTWFNLLIFLILLVLRLDLRIQWNWFIVFIPMWLYDNILLIYIIFRMISHCKNGHDHISSLRRKAWYMTAVLTKLSGQGLLCLKLEATQLTLPAKVVLAPLWVLLLTLGCDVFIHLIQHSRY; encoded by the exons ATGGCTGTTTTACACAGAGCATTGTTCACGTGGTTCAATCTATTGATATTCCTAATACTCTTGGTGTTGAGACTGGATCTTAGGATACAATGGAATTGGTTTATAGTTTTCATACCAATGTGGCTGTACGACAACATTCTATTAATCTATATAATATTTCGCATGATATCGCACTGCAAGAACGGACATGATCACATCAGCAGTCTACGTCGTAAA GCATGGTACATGACTGCTGTTCTGACTAAGCTGTCCGGTCAAGGTCTTCTCTGTCTTAAATTGGAAGCAACGCAATTGACATTACCAGCCAAAGTTGTACTCGCCCCCTTGTGGGTTTTACTCCTAACACTAGGGTGCGATGTCTTTATCCATCTCATTCAACACTCTCGATACTAA
- the LOC124307591 gene encoding uncharacterized protein LOC124307591, with protein MITWVLVIALITSVTWVSEAVIVKEVSAGHLAELPCPSIDDNHRFMYWELSNKNNIIGPGNPQNPEKYNYQVLTGKLMIRGVSTAESGFYKCISRGINDESVISMETVELIVTRDWEDVWENDFETNLLRSLAAVMVIVVIIALLLYVITTKRRRNLKYFDMEPSRENSPVNYRDGTRRSAGVVRNNTPPPEEIGIENAAVDVDFPKVFSKMHQEQAVEIP; from the exons ATGATTACATGGGTACTGGTGATAGCTCTCATAACGAGCGTAACATGGGTTAGTGAAGCTGTGATTGTGAAAGAAGTTAGTGCTGGCCATTTAGCCGAATTGCCATGCCCAAGTATCGACGACAATCATCGTTTCATGTATTGGGAGCTctctaataaaaataatatcataGGTCCAGGAAACCCACAGAACCCAGAAAAATATAACTACCAAGTACTAACTGGGAAGCTCATGATTAGG GGTGTTTCGACTGCTGAATCTGGTTTCTATAAATGTATCTCGAGAGGTATAAATGATGAATCTGTCATCAGCATGGAAACGGTTGAGCTGATAGTTACAAGAGACTGGGAAGATGTCTGGGAGAATGACTTTGAG aCAAACTTATTGAGAAGCTTGGCTGCTGTTATGGTAATAGTTGTAATCATCGCCTTGCTACTGTACGTAATTACGACCAAACGACGTAGAAATCTTAAATATTTTG ATATGGAACCATCAAGGGAAAACTCACCAGTCAATTATAGAGATGGAACACGTAGGTCTGCAGGAGTAGTTCGCAATAACACGCCACCTCCAGAAGAAATAGGCATTGAGAATGCAGCAGTGGATGTTGATTTCCCAAAAGTATTTAGTAAGATGCATCAGGAGCAGGCTGTTGAGAttccataa
- the LOC124307263 gene encoding uncharacterized protein LOC124307263, which yields MVDTADCSKDSDRSCLTNSGWFCKQTFSLSIAAHSLPSGVKHVRRGSFHALARKASDARRASLITLSEVNPRASYCPPSLAIPVISASCQVSQEEIFQIRRGNADHKKVQKICSHCSRRVGLSVTRQFLIHFQENCFPCFGNSHQRTIEWTTQMNDTNVFQGSQTDPNWPP from the exons ATGGTCGACACAGCTG ATTGTAGCAAGGACAGCGACAGGTCTTGCCTAACCAATAGCGGATGGTTTTGTAAACAGACATTCTCGCTGAGCATAGCAGCCCATTCACTACCATCCGGGGTTAAGCATGTCCGAAGAGGTTCTTTTC ATGCTTTGGCAAGAAAAGCTTCCGATGCCCGAAGAGCCTCGTTAATTACACTTTCGGAAGTAAATCCCAGGGCTTCGTATTGTCCACCAAGTTTAGCCATTCCAGTCATTTCAGCCAGCTG TCAGGTCTCTCAAGaggaaattttccaaattcgcAGAGGGAATGCCGATCATAAGAAGGTCCAAAAAATCTGCAGCCACTGCTCCAGGAGGGTTGGCCTCAGCGTAACGAGACAATTTCTCATCCATTTCCAAGAGAATTGTTTCCCATGCTTCGGAAATAGCCATCAGCGTACGATCGAG TGGACAACACAGATGAACGACACTAATGTTTTCCAAGGATCGCAGACTGACCCAAATTGGCCCCCCTGA